A genomic stretch from Bifidobacterium sp. ESL0769 includes:
- a CDS encoding carbohydrate ABC transporter permease has product MSTQAVAPQLAEAGAAAPEIPFNEKPKSPLKIIGTIVGYLAMIAVAAFTLLPFFWMVLSSLKPNNEVYTVPIKWFPSAWQWHNYLAIWSKSNMTTWILNTLFFAIIVTALQVFTGSFAAYGFSKIPFRGHNALFLVYIATMAVPWQAYMIPQFKMIAAVGLSDTRWSIILLQAFGAFGVFMMKQFYDTIPEDLSEAARLDGLSEFGIYWKIVLPLSGPSIAALAIITFTNTWNDYMGPLIYLRSANLWTIQIGLKQFISQYNADYAMIMTGSVISVLPIIIVFLIGQKQFIEGIATSGMKG; this is encoded by the coding sequence ATGTCTACGCAAGCAGTAGCTCCTCAATTGGCTGAGGCCGGTGCCGCGGCGCCCGAGATCCCCTTCAACGAGAAACCCAAATCCCCGCTTAAAATCATCGGCACGATCGTCGGTTATCTCGCCATGATTGCGGTGGCCGCGTTCACTTTGCTGCCGTTCTTCTGGATGGTGCTTTCGTCCCTGAAGCCGAACAACGAAGTTTATACGGTCCCGATCAAGTGGTTCCCCTCGGCGTGGCAATGGCATAATTACCTGGCCATCTGGTCGAAGTCCAACATGACCACGTGGATCTTGAACACCCTGTTCTTCGCGATCATCGTCACCGCGCTGCAGGTCTTCACCGGTTCGTTCGCCGCCTACGGCTTTTCGAAGATTCCGTTCCGCGGCCACAACGCCCTGTTCCTGGTCTACATCGCGACAATGGCTGTGCCGTGGCAGGCCTACATGATTCCGCAGTTCAAGATGATTGCGGCCGTCGGCCTTTCCGACACCCGTTGGTCAATCATCTTGCTGCAGGCGTTCGGCGCGTTCGGCGTGTTCATGATGAAACAGTTCTATGACACGATACCCGAGGACTTGTCGGAAGCGGCTCGTCTGGACGGCCTGAGCGAGTTCGGCATCTACTGGAAGATCGTGCTTCCGCTTTCCGGCCCGTCCATCGCGGCGTTGGCGATCATCACGTTCACCAACACTTGGAACGACTACATGGGCCCGTTGATCTACTTGCGCTCCGCAAACCTGTGGACCATCCAGATCGGCTTGAAGCAGTTCATCTCCCAGTACAACGCGGATTACGCGATGATCATGACCGGCTCCGTCATCTCGGTGCTCCCAATCATCATCGTTTTCCTCATCGGCCAGAAGCAGTTCATCGAAGGCATCGCAACCTCCGGTATGAAGGGCTGA
- a CDS encoding glycosyl hydrolase family 30, producing MAVIDDGTSPQQNPVIGLHPIEPSTQQNQVIGLPTTDPSLQQNTQGYLSPVTHEPKQLWTATSGDLTQRRERLETPVPIAESGNATTVVIDPTRQYQLWEGAGAAITDSSASLLMNSMNAEQRHAILEEMFSPEQGGFSSVRISIGSCDFVSQKYYSYDDLPEGIGTDPNLDYFSIGTGAPGAPDATKDLKNIIPVLQEIMAINPAVKVMASPWSPPAWMKTNRKFEGDGRLRLGEYCGNGYRRQDTVDFVYAQYFVKFIEAYASYGIPITSVTMQNEPSNSPQWPMAIWTPEELAKWGSEYLRPCLDATFPDVEIYFGDDGLRFFQRPVSDYMTLAEAQAFAGVAFHTYSGLPKWVLNGTRQFPGWKAAMSERRCMLDETVDEASHVMFGEIGTGLVRNNVGLINLWNIALDEQGFPSYARTRGRRGVITIDSKTGKVKRNLEYFMLRNFGQDVCPGSRRVASTNHTPDGRHGGLGSVAFIEPNGRGFAGFLYNPTEEPIEAAVTFAGEGAAWRHVTVPAYGTVTFHLSDSPINTSSVPADDDFKITYTPHPADDHDERIF from the coding sequence ATGGCAGTAATCGACGACGGAACATCACCACAACAGAATCCAGTTATTGGCTTACATCCGATCGAGCCATCTACACAACAAAATCAGGTAATTGGGTTACCCACGACCGACCCATCACTGCAACAAAACACGCAAGGCTATCTTTCGCCGGTGACCCATGAACCAAAGCAATTGTGGACGGCGACCAGCGGGGATTTGACCCAACGCCGGGAACGTCTTGAGACGCCCGTGCCCATAGCCGAATCGGGCAATGCGACCACCGTAGTCATCGACCCGACCCGGCAGTATCAGCTTTGGGAAGGAGCCGGCGCGGCCATCACCGATTCCAGCGCTTCTCTTCTGATGAACAGCATGAACGCCGAACAGCGCCACGCCATCCTCGAAGAGATGTTCAGCCCCGAGCAGGGTGGCTTCTCGTCGGTGCGCATTTCCATCGGTTCCTGCGATTTCGTAAGCCAAAAGTATTACAGTTACGACGACTTGCCGGAGGGCATCGGCACGGACCCGAACCTTGATTACTTCTCCATCGGCACGGGCGCTCCCGGCGCTCCGGATGCCACCAAAGATCTCAAGAACATCATTCCCGTGTTGCAGGAAATCATGGCCATCAACCCTGCCGTCAAGGTGATGGCTTCGCCGTGGAGTCCGCCGGCATGGATGAAAACCAACCGCAAATTCGAAGGCGATGGCAGGCTGCGGCTCGGCGAATACTGCGGCAACGGCTATCGTCGGCAGGACACGGTGGATTTCGTTTACGCTCAATATTTCGTCAAATTCATCGAAGCCTATGCCAGCTATGGCATTCCGATCACCTCGGTGACCATGCAGAATGAACCGAGCAACTCGCCGCAGTGGCCCATGGCCATCTGGACGCCCGAGGAGCTGGCAAAATGGGGCAGCGAATATCTGCGGCCCTGCCTCGACGCCACGTTCCCGGACGTCGAGATCTACTTCGGTGACGACGGCCTGCGCTTCTTCCAGCGCCCGGTGAGCGACTACATGACATTGGCCGAGGCTCAGGCGTTCGCGGGCGTCGCTTTCCACACTTACTCAGGCCTGCCCAAGTGGGTGCTCAACGGCACACGCCAGTTCCCGGGATGGAAAGCCGCAATGAGCGAGCGCCGCTGCATGCTTGACGAGACGGTTGACGAGGCCAGCCACGTGATGTTCGGCGAAATCGGCACCGGCCTGGTGCGCAACAACGTCGGGCTCATCAACCTGTGGAACATCGCGCTGGACGAGCAGGGTTTCCCGAGCTACGCCAGGACGCGTGGCCGCCGCGGGGTCATCACCATCGATTCGAAAACTGGCAAGGTCAAGCGCAACCTCGAGTACTTCATGCTGCGCAACTTCGGCCAGGACGTGTGCCCCGGTTCCCGGCGCGTGGCCTCCACCAACCACACCCCCGACGGACGGCACGGCGGCTTGGGCTCGGTCGCGTTCATCGAGCCGAACGGACGCGGCTTTGCTGGCTTCCTTTACAATCCGACCGAAGAACCGATTGAGGCGGCAGTCACCTTCGCCGGAGAAGGCGCCGCCTGGCGTCACGTCACCGTTCCCGCCTACGGCACCGTGACTTTCCATTTGTCCGATTCGCCGATCAACACCAGCTCGGTGCCCGCAGATGACGATTTCAAGATCACCTACACCCCTCACCCCGCCGATGACCACGACGAGCGCATTTTCTAA
- a CDS encoding sugar ABC transporter permease, which produces MSDSSSSDIAEVGADLAAVGEAGAVEAHDQPPEPQRQKGGRMDAKAISHRNLRNGLIFISPNFIGFILLTLVPVLSLFYIAFTKWSAFGMPVFNGLVNWVRLIHDRIFWQTVWHTFYYSLVHIPLTLAIAFGLAVLLNSKLKGRGFFRTVAFMPYVTSMVAAAQVWAMLFDPKSGPINQFLKLFVGDGNVPGWLGSTKWAMPAVIIVGTWREVGYYMILLLAGLQTIPSELYEAAELDGANGWKRFWHVTVPCMRPTLFFVMVTLTIGSFKILDLTLIMTDGGPGTTTEVLAQYIYSVAFDNGDYGYASAVSLVLLFICMVVTLIQFWYNNSKEN; this is translated from the coding sequence ATGTCGGATTCTTCTAGTTCGGATATTGCCGAGGTGGGTGCCGATCTCGCCGCGGTAGGGGAGGCGGGTGCCGTCGAGGCACACGACCAACCGCCGGAACCGCAACGACAAAAAGGCGGGAGGATGGATGCGAAGGCGATCTCGCATCGTAACCTTCGCAATGGGTTGATCTTCATTTCGCCGAACTTCATCGGCTTCATCCTGCTGACGCTGGTCCCGGTGCTTTCGCTGTTCTACATCGCGTTCACCAAGTGGTCCGCGTTCGGTATGCCGGTGTTCAACGGCCTGGTCAACTGGGTGCGTCTGATCCACGACCGCATCTTCTGGCAGACCGTTTGGCACACGTTCTACTATTCGCTGGTCCACATTCCGTTGACGTTGGCAATCGCCTTCGGCCTGGCGGTCTTGCTGAACTCCAAACTCAAAGGCCGCGGCTTCTTCCGCACGGTCGCGTTCATGCCGTATGTCACTTCCATGGTGGCAGCGGCGCAGGTCTGGGCCATGCTTTTCGACCCGAAGTCCGGCCCGATCAACCAGTTCCTGAAGCTTTTTGTCGGCGACGGCAACGTGCCCGGATGGCTCGGTTCCACCAAGTGGGCAATGCCCGCGGTCATCATCGTCGGCACCTGGCGCGAAGTCGGCTACTACATGATTCTTCTGCTGGCCGGCCTGCAGACGATTCCCAGCGAGTTGTATGAAGCGGCCGAGTTGGATGGTGCGAACGGCTGGAAGCGCTTCTGGCACGTCACCGTGCCGTGCATGCGCCCGACGCTGTTCTTCGTCATGGTCACGTTAACCATCGGTTCGTTCAAGATCTTGGATCTGACATTGATCATGACCGATGGCGGGCCTGGAACGACCACGGAAGTGCTCGCCCAGTACATCTACTCGGTGGCTTTCGACAACGGCGATTACGGCTATGCGTCGGCAGTTTCTCTGGTGCTGCTGTTCATTTGCATGGTGGTCACGCTGATTCAGTTCTGGTACAACAATTCGAAGGAGAACTAA
- a CDS encoding extracellular solute-binding protein, translating into MKVSRPVGALAAVSALAMLLAGCGGGGGAQKSGASDANAFDKNAKTEITMGGWSLKMTPEFQKLVDGFEAEYPNVTIKLKEYSADDYDKQLTADISAGAQPDVFPLKNTVKYDTYAKSGGLADVSDIAKKYADHKGFDDSMYKTKDGKYYALPYRADHWVLFYNKDMFKKAGVKTPDATWTWNDYTKAGEELKKKLPAAGYDANSVYPMYQHNWQSLVQSFALAQNGQPAEKTYLKGDFGYMKPYYQRALKWQDDKLTINYNTSFTNKVQYQAQFGTQKAAMMPMGTWYAASFLSQQKTGDAQKFDWGMAPVPQNPSKKIPSTPVTFGSPTGLMVSAKSTGQKAAAAKKFVEWAVGEGGADVLAKLTTTPAYINDKVTKDFFAADGMATDQESKDAWSKFDMKLEAPVSDATDTVQTLLKTMNSSILTGTSKPDAAINQCQQDVKNQGVLSSN; encoded by the coding sequence ATGAAAGTCTCACGTCCAGTAGGCGCCTTGGCGGCGGTCTCCGCACTCGCAATGCTTCTCGCGGGCTGCGGTGGCGGTGGCGGCGCGCAAAAGAGCGGTGCCTCTGATGCCAATGCATTTGATAAGAACGCGAAAACCGAAATCACCATGGGTGGTTGGTCGCTGAAGATGACCCCCGAGTTCCAGAAGCTTGTCGACGGTTTCGAAGCGGAATATCCGAACGTAACAATCAAGCTCAAGGAATACAGCGCAGACGATTACGACAAGCAGCTTACCGCCGATATCTCCGCCGGTGCGCAGCCCGACGTCTTCCCGCTGAAGAACACCGTGAAGTACGATACGTACGCCAAGTCCGGCGGTTTGGCCGATGTCAGCGATATCGCCAAGAAGTACGCCGATCACAAGGGCTTCGACGATTCGATGTACAAGACCAAGGACGGCAAATATTACGCGCTGCCGTACCGCGCCGATCACTGGGTTCTCTTCTATAACAAGGACATGTTCAAGAAGGCCGGGGTCAAGACCCCCGATGCCACCTGGACGTGGAATGATTACACCAAGGCCGGCGAAGAGCTGAAGAAGAAGCTCCCCGCTGCCGGCTATGACGCCAATTCCGTCTACCCGATGTACCAGCACAACTGGCAGTCCCTGGTTCAGTCCTTCGCACTTGCCCAGAACGGCCAGCCCGCCGAGAAGACCTACCTCAAGGGCGATTTCGGCTATATGAAGCCTTATTATCAGCGCGCGTTGAAGTGGCAGGATGACAAGTTGACCATCAATTACAACACGTCCTTCACCAACAAGGTGCAGTATCAGGCACAGTTCGGCACACAGAAGGCTGCCATGATGCCGATGGGCACGTGGTATGCCGCTTCGTTCCTGAGCCAGCAGAAGACCGGCGATGCGCAGAAGTTCGATTGGGGCATGGCTCCGGTTCCGCAGAACCCGAGCAAGAAGATTCCTTCCACCCCGGTCACCTTCGGCAGCCCGACCGGTCTGATGGTTTCGGCCAAGTCCACCGGTCAGAAGGCCGCGGCGGCCAAGAAGTTCGTTGAATGGGCCGTCGGCGAAGGCGGCGCGGATGTGCTCGCCAAGCTCACCACGACCCCTGCCTACATCAACGACAAGGTCACCAAGGACTTCTTCGCGGCCGATGGCATGGCCACCGATCAAGAATCCAAGGATGCCTGGTCGAAGTTCGACATGAAGCTCGAAGCTCCTGTCAGCGACGCCACCGATACGGTTCAGACCTTGCTCAAGACCATGAACTCCTCGATACTTACCGGCACCTCGAAGCCCGATGCGGCCATCAACCAGTGCCAGCAGGATGTCAAGAACCAAGGCGTGCTCAGCAGCAACTGA
- a CDS encoding nucleotidyl transferase AbiEii/AbiGii toxin family protein, with protein sequence MTTEELTNQEIIAKALSALFSIDEFAGRIALHGGQALIAHNISHRASQDIDLYVEENSITEQERTLIEEALKEQFNDSSMEVRNTKLDHLPSKTEPKRLARIVVRVADKTDSTNKNRRAPVRHFGDTRSLKIEISLNNRMFCLDKINSDGVEIAVSSLVRIIYEKMLSLCQNAPSYLKTNSRESNTGKGLRAKDLFDMSSILRSRPETGTEIIQANQIIFLKTMMKDIDVTKNDFLTLKQDLDDYSERYNEEYNNMSRDQVPLDERIDFTDAKACVLEALNAILGVI encoded by the coding sequence ATGACGACTGAGGAACTGACCAACCAGGAAATCATCGCGAAGGCCCTGTCCGCCTTGTTCTCGATAGACGAGTTTGCCGGCAGAATCGCTTTGCACGGCGGGCAAGCGCTGATTGCGCACAATATCAGTCATCGTGCGTCTCAGGACATCGATCTTTACGTTGAAGAAAATTCGATTACTGAGCAGGAAAGAACACTCATAGAAGAGGCGCTGAAGGAACAATTCAATGATTCCAGTATGGAGGTCAGAAACACCAAACTGGACCATCTGCCTAGTAAAACAGAGCCGAAAAGACTCGCAAGAATCGTCGTCAGAGTCGCCGATAAAACCGACTCAACCAACAAAAACCGACGAGCACCCGTCCGTCATTTCGGGGACACGAGAAGTCTCAAGATAGAAATTTCCCTCAACAATAGAATGTTTTGCCTGGACAAAATCAACTCCGATGGCGTTGAAATAGCGGTCTCGTCTCTGGTCAGAATAATTTACGAAAAAATGCTGTCATTGTGCCAGAACGCGCCAAGTTATCTGAAAACGAATTCTCGTGAATCCAACACCGGAAAAGGGCTGAGAGCCAAGGATCTCTTCGACATGTCATCGATTCTTCGTTCAAGGCCCGAAACAGGAACCGAGATAATCCAAGCCAATCAGATCATCTTCTTGAAAACGATGATGAAAGATATCGATGTGACTAAGAATGATTTTCTAACGTTAAAGCAAGATCTCGATGATTACAGCGAGCGATACAACGAAGAATACAACAATATGAGCAGAGACCAAGTTCCGCTTGACGAGCGCATTGACTTCACAGATGCAAAAGCTTGCGTGCTGGAAGCGCTTAATGCAATATTGGGAGTAATTTAG
- the manD gene encoding D-mannonate dehydratase ManD: MAIEKAEVFVTSPGRNFVVLKLTTTDGIVGLGDATLNGRELVAAEYLKTITPALIGKNEDNIEDMWQYLYKGAYWKRGPVTMAAISAVDVALWDIKGKKLGVPVYDLLGGASRKGILTYAHASGTDLPSLFDSIDMYRDMGFKATRIQYALPGIPSTYGVAASANAQTGEGEKGMRYDYEPARRTSVPVEEVWDARTYLNTIPGVFEEVRNKYGKDLILLHDSHHRLRPIEAARFGKALEPYDLFWMEDTTPAEDNQQFLRLVREHTTTPIAIGEIINSWTDYITLIEEQLIDYVRSAVTHTGGLTHMKKLMAFAELFGVKSGFHGPTDVSPVGMAANLHLDLAIPNFGIQEYMKHSDETLEVFHTSYTFKDGYLHPGNKPGLGVDFDEKLAAKYPYQPAPLPVDRLLDGTMHEW; encoded by the coding sequence ATGGCTATCGAAAAGGCCGAAGTATTCGTTACGAGCCCGGGGCGCAATTTCGTCGTCCTCAAACTCACTACGACGGACGGCATTGTCGGTTTGGGCGATGCGACGCTCAACGGACGTGAGCTGGTCGCCGCGGAATACCTGAAGACCATCACCCCCGCCCTCATCGGCAAGAACGAGGACAACATCGAAGACATGTGGCAGTACCTCTACAAGGGTGCCTATTGGAAGCGCGGGCCGGTGACGATGGCCGCCATCAGCGCAGTCGACGTGGCGCTCTGGGACATCAAGGGCAAGAAGCTCGGCGTTCCTGTCTACGACCTGCTCGGTGGCGCGTCCCGCAAGGGCATCCTGACCTACGCGCACGCCTCCGGCACCGATTTGCCAAGCCTGTTCGATTCGATTGATATGTATCGAGACATGGGCTTCAAGGCCACGCGTATTCAGTATGCGCTGCCTGGCATTCCTTCCACCTACGGTGTCGCGGCTTCGGCCAACGCGCAGACCGGTGAGGGCGAGAAGGGTATGCGTTACGACTACGAGCCAGCGCGCCGCACCAGCGTTCCGGTCGAGGAGGTCTGGGATGCCCGCACCTACCTCAACACTATCCCCGGCGTTTTCGAGGAGGTGCGCAACAAGTACGGCAAGGATCTCATCCTGCTGCACGATTCCCACCACCGTCTGCGCCCGATCGAGGCTGCCCGCTTCGGCAAGGCGCTCGAGCCCTACGACCTCTTCTGGATGGAGGACACCACTCCTGCGGAGGACAACCAGCAGTTCCTGCGCCTGGTGCGCGAGCACACCACCACCCCAATCGCCATCGGCGAGATCATCAACTCCTGGACCGACTACATCACCCTGATCGAGGAGCAGCTCATCGACTACGTGCGTTCGGCCGTCACCCACACCGGTGGCCTCACCCACATGAAGAAGCTCATGGCCTTCGCCGAGCTCTTCGGCGTCAAGTCCGGATTCCACGGCCCCACCGACGTCTCGCCGGTCGGCATGGCCGCGAACCTGCACCTTGACCTCGCGATCCCGAACTTCGGCATCCAGGAGTACATGAAGCACAGCGACGAGACGCTCGAGGTCTTCCATACTTCGTACACGTTCAAGGATGGCTATCTGCACCCGGGCAACAAGCCGGGCCTCGGCGTCGACTTCGATGAGAAGCTTGCCGCCAAGTACCCGTACCAGCCGGCTCCGCTGCCGGTTGACAGGCTGCTGGACGGCACGATGCACGAGTGGTGA